From Trichoderma atroviride chromosome 1, complete sequence, one genomic window encodes:
- a CDS encoding uncharacterized protein (EggNog:ENOG41): MPIFQDDIEHVPPASSPSGSISIEPAGSRSRRFSEESLRLELCEGPIPDSPEARPSIPKSDEETRISDRAELIQRLKRGESPTWVPNRHLETILQHDKSNSQEDQTQASPESPSLLPPAPITPEKNKSPESVDERLRDGLGIERPRSALHSGDFTSDGSASESGQLSDSGRDNSEERVPPQHTWFSTTPPRGFTPFSYGARAQLIESNTIDGFKSDPSLLSTSLSSFVYQPPTSPLAQSETNEDIDLAVPSEFPSTTFNTTRRHTLTSSHATPFFSPSPSRSRLQSRFSSRQGALPYQAHQPRRSLTSAPTFLQGHHHHHFLTTQTPAFLRSRRQSFGSDATSPIQHASMVGSYEESILRGRMSTTPSQPFEFLAQIGVLGKGNCKPSLRCPRHVTLPFPAVYYRYSSTPQGASPLEDGPSPYVGLVDLENGLSNPEEESRSRKKAQSRYSDRKQQASNETARVDGEGVEVDRERSKATGLRRPSGSARAPPGGSYRIPETGQIQIIIKNQNKTAVKLFLVPYDLTGMTPGTKTFIRQRSYSAGPIIDNVPNMPKADMDRPILRYLIHLHICSPSKGRFYLYKSIRIVFANRVPDGKEKLRNETTLPEPRFSPYKPIRAMNHAFPSHGSSAGARLASEKALRRRSLGIFVGSKTPTFDSMDGIASSPDQMTMMAPSHSFGRGSATPVDSVSPLHPQSDATDGGGNDDDDIGITTGLGPPGALSSQANGGLSSRGPHDAGIWGPAQYEKLDKDDARYGGNSFYRITASDSSGNAPESLLSQRLRGLGVKPSQTTEPAE, encoded by the exons ATGCCCATCTTCCAGGACGATATCGAACATGTACCGCCAGCCTCCAGCCCATCCGGGTCCATAAGCATCGAGCCAGCAGGATCGAGGAGTCGTCGCTTTTCCGAAGAAAGCCTACGCCTCGAACTATGTGAAGGGCCAATTCCCGATAGCCCTGAGGCTCGCCCGTCGATACCCAAGAGCGATGAGGAGACCAGGATATCTGATAGAGCCGAGCTGATTCAGAGGTTGAAACGGGGAGAGAGCCCAACTTGGGTTCCCAACAGACAT CTCGAAACAATCCTCCAACACGATAAATCGAACAGTCAAGAGGACCAGACGCAGGCGTCTCCCGAATCCCCGAGTCTCCTaccaccagcaccaattACACCAGAGAAGAATAAGTCGCCAGAGTCAGTCGACGAGAGATTGCGAGATGGACTTGGCATTGAACGGCCGAGGTCGGCCTTACACAGCGGCGATTTCACGAGTGACGGCTCAGCATCCGAGAGTGGACAGCTCAGTGACTCGGGAAGGGATAACAGCGAGGAACGGGTGCCGCCTCAGCATACCTGGTTTTCAACAACGCCGCCGAGAGGCTTTACACCATTTTCATATGGCGCCAGAGCCCAGCTGATAGAAAGCAATACCATCGATGGTTTCAAATCTGACCCATCGTTACTGTCGACGTCGCTGTCTAGCTTCGTGTACCAGCCGCCGACCAGTCCTCTCGCACAGTCTGAGACGAATGAAGACATTGACTTGGCCGTGCCGTCGGAATTTCCATCCACTACATTTAACACCACAAGGCGACATACTCTCACCTCTAGCCATGCTACACCATTCTTCTCACCTTCCCCTTCAAGGTCCCGGCTACAATCTCGCTTTTCATCGCGGCAGGGTGCCTTGCCATATCAAGCTCACCAGCCTCGCCGCTCGTTAACATCCGCTCCCACTTTTctccaaggccatcatcatcatcatttccTCACTACTCAGACGCCAGCATTTCTGCGCTCGCGACGACAATCTTTCGGCTCGGATGCCACTTCGCCAATCCAACATGCTTCCATGGTCGGATCCTACGAAGAAAGCATTCTGCGCGGCCGCATGTCGACAACACCATCGCAACCATTCGAATTCTTGGCCCAGATTGGCGTCTTGGGGAAAGGTAACTGCAAGCCGAGTCTTCGATGCCCACGGCATGTGACGCTCCCTTTTCCCGCCGTGTACTATAGATACAGTAGCACTCCGCAGGGAGCATCGCCTCTCGAAGACGGCCCCAGCCCGTATGTTGGCCTGGTTGACTTGGAGAACGGCCTTTCTAATCCAGAGGAGGAGTCGAGGTCGCGGAAGAAGGCCCAGAGTCGGTATAGTGACAGAAAGCAGCAGGCCAGCAACGAAACCGCCAGGGTGGATGGTGAAGGCGTTGAAGTAGATCGGGAACGATCCAAGGCTACCGGGCTCAGGCGCCCGTCGGGGTCTGCGAGAGCACCTCCGGGAGGAAGCTATAGAATCCCTGAAACTGGCCAAATCCAGATCATTATCAAGaatcaaaacaaaacagctGTCAAACTCTTTCTCGTGCCCTATGACTTGACTGGCATGACGCCAGGGACGAAAACTTTCATCCGCCAGCGCAGTTATTCTGCTGGCCCTATAATCGATAATGTGCCCAACATGCCCAAGGCGGACATGGACCGTCCCATCCTCAGATATCTCATTCATTTGCACATCTGCTCTCCTAGCAAGGGGCGCTTCTACTTGTACAAAAGCATTCGCATCGTTTTTGCAAACCGGGTGCCCGATGGGAAAGAAAAGCTACGCAACGAAACTACGCTGCCTGAACCGCGGTTCTCGCCATACAAGCCCATCAGGGCAATGAACCATGCGTTTCCGAGCCACGGCAGCAGTGCGGGAGCCAGGCTGGCCAGCGAGAAGGCTCTGCGGCGACGCAGTCTGGGCATCTTCGTGGGTAGCAAGACGCCGACGTTTGACAGCATGGATGGCATTGCGTCCTCGCCTGACCAGATGACCATGATGGCCCCGTCGCACAGCTTTGGTCGCGGCAGTGCCACTCCCGTAGATTCGGTATCACCACTCCATCCACAGTCAGATGCCAcagacggcggcggcaatgatgatgatgatattggTATCACTACGGGACTCGGCCCACCAGGCGCTTTGTCTTCACAGGCCAACGGTGGCCTGTCCTCTCGAGGTCCTCATGATGCTGGCATTTGGGGCCCAGCGCAGTACGAAAAACTCGACAAAGACGATGCTCGTTATGGTGGAAATTCCTTTTATCGCATAAC
- a CDS encoding uncharacterized protein (EggNog:ENOG41): MGSKKTPEGADASSEATKKKHGFRVGPENLPDGPWRRKVDRVKRDLIHRAKVKKEYAKIKAADQKAAEAKARPSHGDNEGDDVEDDMKPSQGDAKGGEGDEEEEQIHPTRQLMLKDEEMAQTGAGPEKTTGFSDGQRRRTRRPGYYDKQLKKAAERREEAETKRAEFERRMEERAQKRAEREKFKKAMAKTRDKDGKKKLGRESSLLLEKVKRLVGEK, encoded by the exons ATGGGCTCCAAAAAGACGCCAGAAGGCGCAGATGCCTCATCCGAGGccacaaagaagaagcacgGATTCAGAGTCGGGCCTGAAAATCTGCCAGATGGGCCATGGCGTCGTAAAG TCGATAGAGTAAAGCGTGATTTAATTCACAGAGCCAAAGTCAAAAAGGAATACGCAAAGATCAAGGCTGCTGACCAGAAGGCTGCCGAAGCCAAGGCCCGTCCGAGCCATGGCGACAATGAGGGTGAcgatgttgaagatgacatGAAACCTTCCCAAGGAGATGCCAAGggtggagagggagatgaggaggaagaacAGATTCATCCCACCAGACAGCTCATGctgaaagatgaagaaatggCACAGACTGGAGCCGGTCCCGAGAAGACTACTGGCTTTAGTGACGGCCAGCGGCGGAGAACAAGGCGCCCTGGATACTACGAcaagcagctgaagaaggccgcAGAGCGCCGCGAAGAGGCTGAGACGAAGAGGGCAGAGTTTGAGCGGCGAATGGAAGAGCGCGCGCAGAAGCGGGCGGAGCGAGAGAAGTTTAagaaggccatggccaagaccagggacaaggatggcaagaagaagctgggaaGGGAGAGCTCGTTGTTGTTGGAAAAGGTTAAGAGGCTTGTTGGTGAGAAATAA
- a CDS encoding uncharacterized protein (BUSCO:EOG092D0TDX), with amino-acid sequence MAEKLTDDQVANLTTVLRSDNIHLDTKVQYVNTIKSGIKQHNVPETCIPQLFEGLRSASASQHVALATAGFTALNHLFTRMSRQEPKHLAKEAARTLPLVVEKLGDSKDKPRALAMLSLNTLYSVAPADVERSIRNTAMVGKNPRAKEASMQWLLETHQQHGLPFRGYVPVLMDLLEDADGMVRDTAKSTVIELFKNAPGAAKTDLKKQLKNFKVRPAIEQAIVKSLAPTGARSDTAPEVSTRPALSAPSSFAASERPTTPMVDLAESVEPQYVNTHRELDDLFRDMAPYFEGKESEQNWMKREQSVVTLRRLVAGNAPADLLDTFAAGLKVLLDGIIKAASSLRTSLSKEGCSLVQEIANAFGPAMDPLVELLMQTFMKLSANTKKITSQMANAVIDAILSKVTYTPRLMQHIWGAVQDKNVQPRTYAAGWLTILIRKEAHHKNHIEHSGGVDLIEKCIKKSLGDANPGVREKMRATYWTYWGVWPGRADAFMADLEPTAQKLLLRDPNNPNAGKKVEAPAPVSRLGSGFSRSANAASSKPSLRETLMAQKKAALSARSIPSRPGSAMSTFSAASSNNSSSQLAPTTASKRHRAEPGTVSVNAGGMSVAPMRPAKRRPDVARPATAGPYSVRDQPSPVEAHSPEMPKSKFASSSSARPERVRETTPQRPSSRTHHASHASESMPTLSSMQSALPRLESPPQPLFARASPAPVLPAEIPLSPRTELPSRTLRVYEDPFTDDEPTSRQSLPSAPVLEEKPINEDAANIRRPSLPPLSDEVEFQEKNGQNARLLDSGINKIRAKTLEVHGFRKLQSLIRDSKTVFTDQRFEALLVGLFQYLEDPLADLPAGKSQDVKAQILTTIKLLLKKERRNFQPHVSRGLESLLQTRGCYDTRAHVVSGLELLADELVTLSDGSETVVVLTKRLQSCSDATTEGCRTLSMGLHVLKEMLAKRPEYIPTHKELLQLTNLAGRCLESADSGVRMDAVKFCVALHTRVGEAAFWEAMAGIKDDPKSLITYYIVKKQREDGMHS; translated from the exons ATGGCCGAAAAGCTTACCGACGACCAGGTCGCCAACCTGACGACCGTCTTGCGAAGCGACAACATCCACCTCGACACCAAAGTTCAGTacgtcaacaccatcaagTCCGGCATCAAACAGCACAATGTCCCCGAGACCTGTATCCCGCAGCTGTTCGAAGGCCTCCGGAGCGCCTCCGCGTCGCAGCATGTCGCGCTGGCCACCGCCGGCTTCACAGCGCTCAATCACCTCTTTACGCGCATGTCGCGCCAGGAGCCCAAACAtctggccaaggaggcgGCGCGAACGCTCCCTCTCGTcgtggagaagctgggagATTCAAAGGACAAGCCTCGCGCGCTTGCGATGCTGAGCCTCAACACGCTGTACAGCGTTGCCCCCGCCGACGTTGAGCGCTCGATTCGAAACACCGCCATGGTGGGCAAGAATCCGAGAGCCAAGGAGGCGTCTATGCAGTGGCTTTTGGAG ACTCACCAGCAACACGGATTGCCGTTTCGAGGATATGTCCCCGTACTGATGGATCTTCTGGAAGATGCGGACGGAATGGTCCGAGATACTGCTAAAAGCACCGTTATCGAACTCTTCAA GAATGCTCCTGGAGCTGCGAAAACCGATTTGAAAAAACAACTAAAGAACTTCAAGGTTCGGCCTGCCATCGAGCAGGCCATCGTGAAATCTCTTGCGCCCACTGGTGCCCGCTCAGATACCGCGCCAGAGGTTTCGACTCGACCTGCACTATCAGCTCCTTCGTCCTTTGCCGCGAGTGAGCGGCCCACTACGCCCATGGTCGATCTGGCCGAATCCGTTGAACCGCAATACGTTAATACCCATCGCGAATTGGACGACCTCTTCAGGGATATGGCTCCTTACTTTGAAGGAAAGGAATCTGAACAAAattggatgaagagagagcagagcgTTGTGACATTACGGAGGTTGGTGGCTGGCAATGCTCCGGCTGACCTTTTGGACACATTTGCCGCTGGATTAAAGGTATTGCTGGAcggcatcatcaaggccgCCAGCTCGTTGCGTACCAGCTTGTCAAAAGAAGGCTGCAGCTTAGTCCAGGAAATTGCCAACGCGTTCGGGCCCGCTATGGACCCTCTGGTCGAGCTTCTCATGCAAACGTTTATGAAACTGTCTGCCAATACCAAGAAGATTACCTCTCAAATGGCCAATGCTGTTATAGACGCCATCTTAAGCAAGGTCACATACACTCCTCGTCTCATGCAGCACATTTGGGGGGCGGTTCAAGACAAGAACGTGCAGCCTCGAACATACGCCGCCGGATGGTTAACAATATTAATAAGGAAGGAAGCTCATCACAAGAACCATATCGAGCATTCTGGCGGTGTCGACTTGATAGAAAAGTGTATCAAGAAGTCTCTTGGTGATGCTAACCCTGGCGTcagagaaaagatgagagCGACCTATTGGACATACTGGGGCGTATGGCCAGGGAGAGCAGATGC ATTTATGGCGGACTTGGAGCCGACTGCCCAAAAGCTGCTCCTTAGGGATCCAAATAATCCGAACGCTGGAAAGAAAGTAGAGGCTCCGGCTCCTGTATCCAGGTTGGGGTCAGGATTCTCGAGGAGCGCCAAtgcggccagcagcaagccaaGTCTACGGGAAACTTTGATGGCTCAGAAGAAGGCCGCGCTGAGCGCAAGGAGCATACCAAGCCGACCTGGCTCTGCCATGTCCACATTTTCTGCCGCCTCTTCTAACAACTCGAGCAGCCAACTTGCCCCAACGACTGCGTCAAAACGACACCGAGCCGAGCCTGGTACAGTTTCAGTCAACGCAGGCGGCATGTCCGTGGCCCCTATGCGGCCAGCCAAGAGGCGGCCAGATGTGGCCCGCCCTGCAACGGCTGGCCCTTACTCCGTTCGAGACCAGCCGTCGCCTGTGGAGGCCCATAGCCCAGAGATGCCCAAGTCCAAATTCgcgtcctcatcgtcagcAAGGCCCGAGAGGGTCAGAGAGACCACGCCCCAAAGGCCATCATCACGGACCCATCATGCATCTCATGCAAGCGAATCAA TGCCTACACTTTCTAGCATGCAGTCGGCTTTGCCTAGGTTAGAGTCCCCGCCACAGCCATTATTCGCCCGCGCCTCGCCGGCTCCTGTCCTCCCCGCCGAAATCCCACTATCTCCTCGAACTGAGTTGCCTTCTCGGACATTGAGGGTATACGAAGATCCTTTTACCGACGACGAGCCAACTTCGAGACAGTCGCTTCCTTCTGCTCCAGtgttggaggagaagccaaTCAACgaagatgctgccaacaTTCGGAGGCCGTCACTGCCGCCTCTATCGGATGAGGTAGAGTTCCAGGAGAAGAACGGACAGAACGCCCGTCTCTTGGACAGCGGCATAAACAAGATTAGAGCAAAGACTCTGGAGGTTCACGGGTTCCGGAAGCTGCAGTCTCTGATCCGAGACAGTAAGACTGTCTTCACTGACCAGAGATTCGAAGCCCTTCTTGTTGGCTTGTTCCAATACTTGGAAGACCCTCTGGCAGATCTCCCGGCGGGCAAATCTCAGGATGTTAAGGCTCAAATTCTCACAACAATCAAGCTACTGTTGAAAAAGGAGCGAAGGAACTTCCAACCCCATGTTTCGCGGGGTCTTGAATCCCTTCTGCAGACCCGCGGCTGCTACGATACCAGAGCTCATGTGGTTAGCGGCCTAGAGCTTCTGGCGGATGAGCTTGTCACCCTCAGCGACGGCTCCGAGACTGTCGTCGTGCTCACGAAGCGCCTACAGTCCTGCAGCGATGCCACAACGGAAGGCTGCCGCACTCTCAGCATGGGCCTTCACGTCCTCAAGGAGATGCTGGCTAAGCGACCCGAGTACATCCCCACTCACAAGGAGCTCTTACAGCTCACCAACCTAGCGGGCCGGTGTCTTGAGTCGGCCGATTCGGGCGTTCGCATGGACGCTGTCAAGTTTTGTGTTGCTCTGCATACGCGCGTTGGGGAGGCTGCTTTCTGggaggccatggctggaATCAAGGACGACCCAAAGAGCCTGATTACGTATTACATTGTCAAGAAGCAGCGTGAAGATGGGATGCATTCATGA